In Pseudonocardia sp. EC080619-01, the following proteins share a genomic window:
- a CDS encoding ABC transporter permease produces the protein MNISEGSALRRIVDRPRSGLRVVGEQVDFYIKAYAGIPAVLSRYLGEVLRQLTNISFGTGALVLIGGSVVVVSILTASAGAIVGLQGYEALNAVGTDALTGFLASYINIRLAAPLIGGVALVSTIGAAFTAEIGAQRISEEIDAIEVMAVPSVPYLVTTRILAGTIASIPLYALALIACFATTQLIVVLGYGQSVGTYNHYFSTFLVPTDVLISVLQVTLIAFVVMSIHAFYGFTASGGPAGVGAAVGRAVRLSLIAVMVTALVTAVLLYADPESLHLSR, from the coding sequence GTGAACATATCCGAGGGATCCGCACTGCGGCGGATCGTCGACCGCCCCCGGAGCGGACTACGCGTCGTCGGCGAGCAGGTCGACTTCTACATCAAGGCCTACGCCGGTATCCCCGCCGTCCTGAGTCGCTATCTGGGTGAAGTGCTGCGCCAGCTGACCAACATCAGCTTCGGTACCGGTGCGCTCGTCCTCATCGGCGGCAGCGTCGTTGTGGTCTCGATCCTGACCGCGAGTGCCGGTGCGATCGTCGGGCTGCAGGGCTACGAAGCGCTCAACGCCGTCGGCACCGACGCGCTGACCGGCTTTCTCGCCAGCTACATCAACATCCGTCTCGCCGCCCCGTTGATCGGCGGTGTCGCGCTGGTGTCGACGATCGGGGCTGCGTTCACTGCGGAGATCGGCGCACAGCGGATCAGCGAGGAGATCGACGCGATCGAGGTCATGGCGGTCCCGTCGGTGCCCTACCTGGTCACCACGCGGATCCTGGCGGGCACGATCGCGAGCATCCCGCTCTACGCCCTGGCTTTGATCGCCTGTTTCGCCACGACGCAGCTGATCGTGGTGCTCGGCTACGGTCAGTCGGTCGGCACGTACAACCACTACTTCTCCACGTTTCTGGTTCCGACCGACGTCCTGATCTCCGTGCTCCAGGTGACGCTCATCGCGTTCGTGGTGATGTCGATCCATGCCTTCTACGGCTTCACCGCCTCCGGCGGCCCCGCCGGGGTGGGCGCTGCGGTCGGCCGCGCGGTCAGGCTGTCGCTGATCGCGGTGATGGTGACCGCACTCGTCACTGCGGTCCTGCTCTACGCAGACCCCGAGTCCCTCCACCTGTCGCGATGA
- a CDS encoding ABC transporter permease produces MPTLDGAVRTAGSFTAFVLDVARTVVKRPFPLSEFLAQSRFIASVSLAPAIMVTIPFVGVVILLINQLLAEIGALDVAGAVTGLAVLRQIGPVAAVLVTAGAGATAIAADLGARKIRDEIDAMIVMGIDPLHRLVMPRVLASALVAVCLNAVITVVGEVVAYVVSVGLQGASAGQFLATLTLLTDEGDFMVSTLKALLFGTLAGLVAAYRGLKTQGGPKGVGQAVTETVVISFVLLFIINALLTAVDIQLKLERI; encoded by the coding sequence GTGCCGACTCTGGACGGTGCGGTCCGCACGGCAGGCAGCTTCACTGCGTTTGTACTGGACGTCGCGAGGACCGTGGTCAAGCGACCGTTCCCGCTGAGTGAGTTCCTGGCTCAGTCGCGGTTCATCGCGTCGGTGTCGCTCGCTCCGGCGATCATGGTGACGATCCCGTTCGTCGGCGTCGTCATCCTGTTGATCAACCAGTTGCTCGCTGAGATCGGAGCGCTGGACGTGGCAGGGGCGGTCACCGGCTTGGCCGTGCTGCGGCAGATCGGTCCGGTCGCGGCCGTACTCGTGACCGCTGGAGCCGGAGCCACGGCGATCGCGGCCGATCTCGGCGCCCGCAAGATCCGCGACGAGATCGATGCGATGATCGTAATGGGCATCGATCCGCTCCATCGGCTGGTCATGCCCCGTGTCCTGGCATCGGCGCTGGTGGCTGTGTGTCTGAACGCGGTCATCACCGTCGTGGGCGAGGTCGTCGCCTATGTCGTCTCGGTAGGACTGCAGGGCGCGTCCGCCGGACAGTTCCTCGCGACGTTGACCCTGCTGACCGACGAAGGTGACTTCATGGTCAGCACCTTGAAGGCGCTGCTGTTCGGAACCCTCGCCGGCCTGGTGGCGGCGTACCGCGGTCTCAAGACCCAGGGTGGCCCGAAGGGTGTCGGGCAAGCCGTGACCGAGACCGTCGTCATCTCGTTCGTGCTGCTGTTCATCATCAACGCACTGCTGACCGCCGTGGACATCCAGCTCAAGCTGGAGAGGATCTAA